In Amycolatopsis sp. EV170708-02-1, the following are encoded in one genomic region:
- a CDS encoding MarR family winged helix-turn-helix transcriptional regulator: MEVDDAVRALLLLMPRMVGRAKRIKIPEELQSLSLAPRHLSLLSYLLFDGPMTVNELAERLEVAPTTVSLMVGELSKKDVLDRREDETDRRRRIVAITDRMRPAIDGWLAQGARAWQKALAPLSPAERRTFVDTLRAYEDGLTD, translated from the coding sequence ATGGAAGTCGACGACGCCGTGCGGGCCTTGCTGCTGCTCATGCCGCGGATGGTCGGACGGGCGAAGCGGATCAAGATCCCCGAAGAACTCCAGTCGCTGTCGCTGGCTCCGCGGCACCTGTCGCTGCTGTCGTACCTGCTTTTCGACGGGCCGATGACGGTGAACGAGCTGGCCGAACGGCTCGAGGTCGCCCCGACCACGGTGAGCCTGATGGTCGGCGAACTGAGCAAGAAGGACGTGCTCGACCGGCGCGAGGACGAGACGGACCGCCGCCGGCGGATCGTCGCCATCACCGACCGGATGCGGCCCGCGATCGACGGCTGGCTCGCGCAGGGTGCCCGCGCCTGGCAGAAGGCGCTCGCGCCGCTGAGCCCGGCCGAGCGGCGGACGTTCGTCGACACCCTGCGCGCGTACGAAGACGGACTGACGGACTAG
- a CDS encoding nitroreductase/quinone reductase family protein, whose amino-acid sequence MTTADAETGRPRTTRVACRPSGSRYLVSAPGDDSPWYRDLLASPQATLEIDGVSHAARAVPLEGEERGFALHLLEVDAARGRAIADQLLVHHGELRKTLAAARAELDGGPVADRSGLRRELLGHCVTFCNDLRMHHLREDGAFTAIEKAHPGLAPALERLRREHETVSRALLDLDALLQSEGDRGAVREKFERVAAGLEEHFAYEEANLLPALRGEPTW is encoded by the coding sequence ATGACCACCGCGGACGCCGAAACGGGGCGTCCCCGCACCACTCGCGTCGCGTGCCGCCCTTCCGGGAGCCGGTACCTGGTGTCCGCGCCCGGCGACGATTCGCCTTGGTATCGCGACCTTCTCGCCAGTCCACAAGCGACACTCGAGATCGACGGGGTGTCGCACGCCGCGCGTGCCGTGCCGCTCGAAGGCGAGGAACGCGGGTTCGCGTTGCACCTGCTGGAAGTCGATGCCGCCCGTGGCCGCGCGATCGCCGATCAGCTGCTCGTCCACCATGGCGAGCTCAGGAAGACCCTGGCGGCGGCACGGGCCGAACTCGACGGCGGCCCGGTCGCGGACCGGTCCGGCCTGCGGCGCGAACTGCTCGGCCATTGCGTGACCTTCTGCAACGACCTGCGTATGCACCATCTCCGGGAGGACGGCGCGTTCACCGCGATCGAGAAGGCCCATCCCGGGCTCGCGCCGGCGTTGGAACGGCTGCGCCGGGAGCACGAAACCGTGTCCCGCGCGCTGCTCGATCTCGACGCCTTGCTTCAGAGCGAGGGAGACCGCGGTGCCGTGCGCGAGAAATTCGAACGGGTCGCCGCCGGGCTCGAGGAACATTTCGCCTACGAGGAGGCGAATCTGCTTCCGGCGCTTCGCGGTGAGCCGACCTGGTGA
- a CDS encoding RNA polymerase sigma factor, whose protein sequence is MPDIGVEDLLRELSPQVLGAVVRRYGHFDLAEDATQEALLAAATQWPAEGRPENPRAWLITVASRRLTDLLRAEQARRRREDTVVQWKLPEEHLAPAADRTAADTDDTLILLFLCCHPSLSPASQIALTLRAVGGLTTAEIARAFLVPEATMTRRITRAKAGVKASGVPFGLPPEPGRLDAVLHVLYLIFNEGYASTSGPDLVRSDLSAEAIRLARIVHRLAPDDGEATGLLALMLLTDARRPARTGPDGAPIPMSEQDRGRWNAGYVAEGIALLSEALPNGPTGPFQIQAAIAALHDEAPSAEETDWPQIVALYEVLLRLSDNPVVALNHAVAVGMARGPREGLAALDELGDRISGDHRFHAARAHLLEMAGDTAEAVESYVDAARRAPGLPHQRYLHARAERLR, encoded by the coding sequence GTGCCGGACATCGGCGTCGAGGATCTGCTGCGTGAGCTTTCGCCGCAGGTCCTCGGCGCCGTCGTCCGCCGCTACGGTCATTTCGACCTGGCGGAGGACGCGACGCAGGAGGCACTTCTCGCGGCCGCGACGCAATGGCCGGCCGAAGGGCGGCCCGAGAATCCGCGCGCGTGGCTCATCACCGTCGCTTCACGGCGGCTGACCGATCTGCTCCGCGCTGAGCAGGCACGGCGCCGTCGCGAGGACACCGTCGTCCAGTGGAAGCTGCCGGAGGAGCATCTCGCCCCCGCGGCGGACCGGACGGCGGCCGACACGGACGACACGCTCATCCTGCTCTTCCTGTGCTGCCACCCGTCTCTCTCGCCCGCGTCGCAGATCGCGCTGACCCTGCGGGCGGTCGGCGGCCTCACCACGGCGGAGATCGCCCGCGCGTTCCTGGTCCCCGAGGCGACGATGACCCGGCGGATCACCCGCGCGAAGGCGGGTGTCAAGGCCAGCGGCGTCCCGTTCGGCCTGCCGCCGGAACCGGGGCGGCTCGACGCGGTGCTCCACGTGCTGTACCTGATCTTCAACGAGGGTTACGCCAGCACGTCCGGGCCCGATCTGGTGCGGAGCGATCTTTCCGCCGAAGCCATCCGGCTGGCCAGGATCGTCCACCGGCTGGCCCCGGACGACGGCGAGGCCACCGGCCTGCTCGCGCTGATGCTGCTCACCGACGCGCGCCGCCCGGCGAGGACGGGGCCGGACGGCGCGCCGATCCCGATGTCCGAACAGGACCGGGGCCGGTGGAACGCCGGATACGTCGCCGAGGGCATCGCGCTGCTGTCCGAAGCGCTGCCGAACGGGCCGACCGGGCCGTTCCAGATCCAGGCGGCGATCGCCGCGCTGCACGACGAGGCGCCGAGCGCCGAGGAGACCGACTGGCCGCAGATCGTGGCACTGTACGAGGTTCTGCTGCGGCTCTCCGACAATCCCGTGGTGGCGCTGAACCACGCGGTCGCCGTCGGAATGGCCCGCGGGCCACGGGAAGGGCTGGCGGCGCTGGACGAACTCGGCGACCGGATCTCCGGCGACCACCGGTTCCACGCCGCTCGCGCCCATCTGCTCGAAATGGCCGGGGACACCGCCGAAGCCGTCGAGTCCTATGTGGACGCCGCACGGCGGGCGCCCGGCCTGCCGCACCAGCGCTACCTCCACGCCCGCGCCGAGCGCCTCCGCTGA
- a CDS encoding YciI family protein, producing the protein MIMMFGSQKDLADIGGSWSADEVKALHEFMAKWNNDLVESGEFVDAQGLSQPAHARRVSLRDGAPVVTDGPYAETQEVLVGYTTVDCASYDRATEIAAQLANTPHPEGSDLGRDWYVDIRPCADSFEELEL; encoded by the coding sequence ATGATCATGATGTTCGGGTCGCAGAAGGACCTCGCCGACATCGGCGGCTCCTGGAGCGCCGACGAGGTCAAGGCCCTGCACGAGTTCATGGCCAAGTGGAACAACGATCTGGTCGAGTCCGGCGAGTTCGTCGACGCGCAGGGTCTCTCCCAGCCGGCGCACGCGCGCCGCGTCTCCCTGCGGGACGGCGCGCCCGTGGTGACGGACGGACCGTACGCCGAGACGCAGGAGGTCCTGGTCGGGTACACGACCGTCGACTGCGCGAGCTACGACCGCGCGACCGAGATCGCCGCCCAGCTGGCGAACACCCCGCATCCGGAAGGCAGCGACCTCGGCCGCGACTGGTACGTCGACATCCGGCCGTGCGCCGACAGCTTCGAAGAACTGGAGCTCTAA
- a CDS encoding isopenicillin N synthase family oxygenase: protein MTLVPTVDLSIWDGGDRTRLARAVDEALTRVGFLQIVGHGIPRATIDAMCEATAAFFALPVEEKLRSAPADRASDRGYAAEGTEGLAYSLGETTPPDLSESFVIGAEHIDGEDPYGFFVPNIWPELPENLRPALTAYADEAHRVARVLLEIFEKALGLPDGYLGAYTRHPTRTLRVNHFERRAGAPEPLPGQMRLGAHTDYGIVTVLYADPVPGLQIHGPDGGWHDVIPAEDALVVNLGDLTAQWTNDRWRSTLHRVVPPSGPGPSRRRSVAFFFDGDHDARFECLPTCRSAENPPKYPPVLGGAHLYAKITGGRTLEPADAMNTATGRG, encoded by the coding sequence ATGACACTCGTACCGACGGTCGATCTGAGCATCTGGGACGGCGGCGACCGCACACGGCTCGCGCGCGCCGTCGACGAGGCGTTGACGCGCGTGGGGTTCCTGCAGATCGTCGGGCACGGCATCCCGCGGGCGACGATCGACGCCATGTGCGAAGCGACCGCGGCCTTCTTCGCGCTCCCTGTCGAGGAGAAGCTCCGTTCCGCGCCCGCCGACCGCGCCTCGGATCGCGGATACGCCGCCGAAGGCACCGAAGGGCTGGCGTACAGCCTCGGGGAGACGACGCCGCCCGACCTGTCGGAATCGTTCGTCATCGGCGCGGAGCACATCGACGGCGAAGACCCGTACGGCTTCTTCGTGCCGAACATCTGGCCAGAGCTGCCGGAGAACCTGCGGCCCGCGCTCACGGCGTACGCCGACGAAGCGCACCGTGTCGCACGAGTGCTGCTGGAGATCTTTGAGAAGGCACTCGGGCTCCCCGACGGCTACCTCGGCGCGTACACCCGGCACCCGACACGCACCTTGCGGGTGAATCACTTCGAACGGCGGGCCGGAGCCCCCGAACCCCTGCCCGGCCAGATGCGGCTCGGCGCGCACACCGATTACGGCATCGTCACCGTGCTCTACGCCGACCCCGTCCCCGGCCTGCAGATCCACGGCCCCGACGGCGGCTGGCACGACGTGATCCCCGCCGAAGACGCGCTGGTCGTGAACCTCGGCGACCTCACCGCGCAGTGGACCAACGACCGCTGGCGCTCCACCCTGCACCGGGTCGTGCCACCGTCCGGGCCGGGGCCGTCACGACGGCGAAGCGTGGCGTTCTTCTTCGACGGCGACCACGACGCGCGGTTCGAATGCCTCCCGACCTGCCGGTCCGCCGAGAACCCGCCGAAATATCCGCCGGTCCTCGGTGGCGCGCACCTGTACGCCAAGATCACCGGCGGACGGACCCTGGAACCGGCCGACGCGATGAACACCGCGACCGGCCGCGGCTGA
- a CDS encoding MDR family MFS transporter translates to MPKRTRPWPALFALCLGFFMVMLDISIVNIAVPSMVRELGTELTAVIWVTSVYLLAYAVPILPASRLGDRLGPKRVFVAGLLVFTAASLWCGLSGNVETLIAARAVQGLGAALMTPQTTAFITHLFPPDERGPAMGAWGSVAGLAMIAGPVLGGLLVDQLGWEWIFFANVPVGLIALVLTVVLVPDWRPGNSHRFDVPGILLFGAGLVCVVFGIQNGQTYGWGTAFDIIGAGVVLLGGFVLWQRVNRREPLLPLRIFRHRDFSLGAASAVTVGFTMTGMLLVFVVYIQSVLGLSPTDAGLLIAPLAVVSGGVAPFAGRLSDRVNPKYLLMSGMLALCGGLCVVSLVLIPASSPLALLPGLLLCGLGVGFTFSPMNNVTINSVERSLVGSASGIFNTARQVGGVLGSAAVGVLLEARTSASMADRANEAAAGLPAELRQRFLDQFTEEVAAGEFGGVPEVTADLPVQARELVAQVTSAALTDAVKAAFLLPAGALLLGVLCAVSLRGPIGQDRSPDRMTATR, encoded by the coding sequence ATGCCGAAGCGAACCCGGCCCTGGCCCGCGCTTTTCGCGCTGTGCCTGGGTTTCTTCATGGTCATGCTGGATATCAGCATCGTGAACATCGCGGTGCCGTCGATGGTGCGCGAACTCGGCACCGAGCTGACCGCGGTGATCTGGGTGACCAGCGTGTACCTGCTCGCCTATGCCGTCCCGATCCTGCCGGCCAGCAGGCTCGGCGACCGGCTCGGGCCGAAGCGCGTCTTCGTCGCCGGGCTGCTCGTGTTCACCGCGGCGTCGCTGTGGTGCGGGCTTTCCGGCAACGTGGAGACACTGATCGCCGCCCGTGCGGTGCAGGGTCTCGGCGCCGCGTTGATGACCCCGCAGACCACGGCCTTCATCACGCATCTGTTCCCGCCGGACGAACGAGGCCCGGCGATGGGTGCCTGGGGCAGTGTCGCGGGCCTCGCCATGATCGCCGGTCCGGTGCTGGGCGGGCTGCTCGTGGATCAGCTCGGCTGGGAGTGGATCTTCTTCGCGAACGTCCCGGTCGGGCTGATCGCGCTGGTGCTCACCGTCGTGCTCGTGCCCGACTGGCGGCCGGGGAACTCGCATCGCTTCGACGTTCCCGGGATCCTGCTCTTCGGCGCCGGCCTCGTCTGCGTCGTCTTCGGTATCCAAAATGGACAGACGTACGGCTGGGGAACGGCCTTCGACATCATCGGGGCCGGTGTGGTGCTGCTGGGCGGTTTCGTCCTGTGGCAGCGGGTCAACCGCCGCGAACCGCTGCTGCCGTTGCGGATCTTCCGCCATCGCGACTTCTCCCTCGGCGCCGCGTCGGCGGTGACGGTCGGCTTCACGATGACCGGCATGCTCCTGGTGTTCGTCGTCTACATACAGTCGGTACTCGGCCTGTCCCCCACCGACGCCGGTCTGCTCATCGCGCCGCTCGCCGTGGTGTCCGGCGGCGTCGCGCCGTTCGCGGGCAGGCTGTCGGACCGGGTGAACCCCAAGTACCTGCTGATGTCCGGGATGCTCGCCCTGTGCGGCGGGCTCTGCGTCGTCTCGCTGGTGCTCATCCCGGCGAGCTCGCCGCTGGCCCTGCTTCCCGGGCTGCTGCTCTGCGGTCTCGGTGTCGGGTTCACCTTCTCCCCGATGAACAACGTGACCATCAACTCGGTCGAGCGGTCGCTGGTCGGCAGCGCTTCGGGCATCTTCAACACCGCGCGCCAGGTCGGCGGCGTGCTCGGCAGCGCGGCCGTCGGAGTCCTGCTGGAGGCGCGGACCAGTGCCTCGATGGCGGACCGGGCGAACGAGGCCGCGGCCGGGCTGCCCGCCGAGCTGCGGCAGCGTTTCCTCGACCAGTTCACGGAAGAGGTCGCGGCAGGCGAGTTCGGCGGCGTCCCCGAAGTCACCGCGGATCTGCCCGTCCAGGCACGGGAGCTGGTCGCCCAGGTCACCAGTGCCGCGCTCACGGACGCCGTCAAGGCCGCCTTCCTGCTTCCGGCCGGCGCGCTGCTCCTCGGTGTGCTGTGCGCGGTGAGCCTGCGCGGGCCGATCGGGCAGGACAGATCGCCCGATCGGATGACCGCGACCCGGTGA
- a CDS encoding UDP-glucose/GDP-mannose dehydrogenase family protein, with amino-acid sequence MGAEVAVIGAGYVGLTTAACLSSLGHRVVCADVDQEKVDALRRGEATIREPGICELVVDGLASGRLDFVLGASAAAASADIVILCVPTPMGATGAADLTVLESVVTEVRDLLPHGCVVVNKSTVPVGTAARVAELIDRADVAVVSNPEFLREGFAVHDFLNPDRIVVGSADRDPVPARRVAALYEKLDTAVLVTDSASAELIKYASNCYLATRLSFVNTVAELCEYLDASIDDVTAGMGYDDRIGKAFLRPGPGWGGSCLPKDTFALLRTAESAGSDFALLRAAIDTNVKQQELVVDKVRKAVGGDLAGVRIGLLGLTFKAGTDDLRDSPSLAIAARLAAEGAELSGYDPSVHAPVPGVTDDVRIAGTAYHAAKGAAAIVLLTEWPEFRALDWGRIADRLHGRTVIDTRNLLDPHTVARTGLAYQGIGRPGGTGAPAVAMVAHAG; translated from the coding sequence ATGGGGGCCGAAGTCGCCGTCATCGGCGCGGGCTACGTCGGATTGACGACGGCCGCGTGCCTTTCGTCCTTGGGACACCGCGTCGTCTGCGCGGACGTCGATCAGGAGAAGGTCGACGCGTTGCGGCGCGGTGAGGCGACCATCAGGGAACCGGGGATCTGCGAACTCGTGGTGGACGGGCTGGCTTCCGGGCGGCTGGACTTCGTGCTCGGCGCGAGCGCGGCGGCGGCGAGCGCGGATATCGTGATCCTCTGCGTGCCGACGCCGATGGGCGCGACCGGCGCGGCGGATCTGACCGTGCTGGAATCCGTCGTGACCGAGGTGCGGGATCTGCTGCCGCACGGCTGTGTCGTGGTGAACAAGTCGACGGTTCCCGTCGGCACGGCGGCCCGCGTCGCGGAGCTGATCGACCGGGCCGACGTCGCGGTCGTGTCCAACCCCGAATTCCTGCGCGAGGGATTCGCCGTCCACGACTTCCTGAATCCCGACCGGATCGTGGTGGGCTCGGCCGATCGCGACCCGGTCCCCGCCAGGCGGGTCGCGGCGCTGTACGAGAAACTCGACACCGCCGTCCTGGTGACCGATTCCGCGAGCGCGGAGTTGATCAAGTACGCGTCCAACTGCTATCTCGCCACCCGTCTGTCCTTTGTGAACACGGTCGCCGAGCTGTGCGAGTACCTCGACGCGAGTATCGACGACGTGACGGCCGGTATGGGATACGACGACCGGATCGGCAAGGCGTTCCTGCGGCCGGGGCCGGGCTGGGGCGGCTCCTGCCTGCCGAAGGACACTTTCGCGTTGCTGCGCACCGCGGAATCGGCAGGCAGCGATTTCGCCCTGCTGCGCGCGGCGATCGACACCAACGTCAAACAGCAGGAACTGGTGGTCGACAAGGTGCGCAAGGCCGTCGGCGGCGACCTCGCCGGGGTCCGGATCGGCCTGCTCGGCCTGACGTTCAAGGCCGGGACGGACGATCTGCGGGATTCCCCCTCGCTGGCGATCGCGGCCCGGCTGGCCGCCGAAGGCGCGGAACTGTCCGGCTACGACCCCAGCGTCCACGCGCCGGTGCCGGGCGTGACCGACGACGTGCGGATCGCCGGGACCGCCTATCACGCGGCGAAGGGCGCGGCGGCGATCGTGCTGCTGACCGAATGGCCGGAGTTCCGCGCCCTCGACTGGGGACGGATCGCCGACCGGCTCCACGGCCGGACCGTCATCGACACCCGGAACCTGCTCGACCCGCACACCGTGGCCCGGACGGGACTGGCCTATCAGGGCATCGGTCGTCCGGGCGGTACCGGCGCGCCCGCCGTCGCCATGGTCGCGCACGCGGGGTGA
- a CDS encoding FAD-dependent oxidoreductase — MHNGRNDTAEWQVAVVGGGNAGLCAGIAALQAGATSVGVFEAAPKELRGGNSSLTRTMRFSWQGSPFIAALLRQADKDRVEEILDGRSGYTDEQYLDDWLRVSGDQVDVALIESIIRRSTDTIAWMRDFGQRWAPRPTPLPGDVPIVLDGGGQSLQDRNFDRLERLGGTVFYDSAVTGFEKTADGRYLLHGSGPAFPAIADALVLASAGFEANDRLRERHLGEAWRDVKLRGVPFNEGAPLTAAVGLGADTAGNWEKCHTTPQGIELPDHMLPGQMHKSHGLARYAYPLGVVVNREGRRFFDESGGYSNLTYVTLGQKIQEQPGRTAFQIFDDKVVSAGALPKGYVGDPASVTVSSIEEGARRLGIDAANLTAEIERLHADQDEKRLDTPPYLFVPVVCGLTFTYGGLSVTPDAEVRGGGEPISGLYAAGVIVGGLYDQGYPGGTGLMAGAVLGRAAGTSAARHAIRSREGEARVGTVAG; from the coding sequence ATGCATAACGGGCGAAATGATACGGCCGAATGGCAGGTAGCCGTCGTCGGCGGGGGTAATGCGGGGCTCTGCGCGGGGATAGCCGCATTGCAGGCGGGTGCGACCTCCGTCGGTGTCTTCGAAGCCGCGCCGAAAGAACTGCGCGGCGGGAACAGTTCCCTGACCAGGACAATGCGTTTCTCCTGGCAGGGAAGTCCCTTCATCGCCGCCCTGTTGCGGCAGGCGGACAAGGACCGGGTCGAAGAGATACTGGACGGCCGCTCCGGCTACACCGACGAGCAGTACCTCGACGACTGGCTGCGGGTGTCCGGCGACCAGGTCGACGTCGCTCTCATCGAGTCGATCATCCGCCGTTCGACGGACACGATCGCCTGGATGCGCGACTTCGGCCAGCGCTGGGCCCCGAGACCGACCCCGCTGCCCGGTGACGTGCCGATCGTCCTCGACGGCGGCGGCCAGAGCCTGCAGGACCGGAACTTCGACCGGCTCGAACGGCTCGGCGGAACGGTCTTCTACGACAGCGCGGTCACCGGCTTCGAGAAGACCGCCGACGGCCGGTACCTGCTCCACGGTTCCGGGCCCGCGTTCCCGGCGATCGCCGACGCGCTGGTGCTGGCATCGGCGGGCTTCGAGGCGAACGACCGGCTGCGTGAACGCCACCTCGGCGAGGCGTGGCGGGACGTGAAGCTGCGCGGTGTCCCGTTCAACGAAGGCGCTCCGCTGACGGCGGCCGTCGGGCTCGGCGCGGACACGGCCGGCAACTGGGAGAAGTGCCACACCACGCCGCAGGGCATCGAGCTGCCCGACCACATGCTGCCGGGGCAGATGCACAAATCCCACGGCCTCGCCCGGTACGCCTATCCGCTGGGCGTCGTGGTCAACCGGGAAGGACGCCGGTTCTTCGACGAGTCCGGCGGCTACAGCAACCTCACCTACGTCACGCTGGGCCAGAAGATCCAGGAGCAGCCGGGAAGGACGGCCTTCCAGATCTTCGACGACAAGGTGGTCTCGGCGGGCGCGCTCCCCAAGGGCTACGTCGGCGACCCCGCGTCGGTGACCGTCTCCTCGATCGAGGAAGGCGCCCGGCGGCTCGGGATCGACGCCGCGAACCTGACCGCCGAAATCGAGCGGCTGCACGCGGACCAGGACGAAAAGCGGCTCGACACCCCGCCGTACCTGTTCGTCCCGGTGGTCTGCGGATTGACCTTCACCTACGGCGGGCTCTCCGTGACCCCCGACGCCGAAGTGCGCGGCGGCGGCGAGCCGATCAGCGGCCTCTACGCGGCGGGCGTGATCGTCGGCGGTCTTTACGACCAGGGCTATCCGGGCGGCACCGGCCTGATGGCGGGTGCCGTGCTCGGCCGGGCGGCCGGCACGTCCGCCGCCCGCCACGCCATCCGGTCTCGGGAAGGGGAAGCCCGTGTCGGCACCGTCGCTGGCTGA
- a CDS encoding RICIN domain-containing protein, with translation MARLPDTDRDGDPGPPADEVKVEAVPPPEPDPEPRRRRRWRAPLIVAAIMSVVLVGTLGYLTRSFGASSKAKDTAVVVPGLDVREVGSWARIRPARSPEFCLAEGTDRTRLYSGTIVAQQACGGDASPHLFLDPVGEENAVQIQWHHPETGVGCVTVVNEGLGHDLLEPRDDCDDDGMDQLFTIGSAGPEEPGRFVIRPVGTSQCLGLRDLDTVAGTEVVRERCSGAPDQTFLIDLIPPP, from the coding sequence GTGGCTCGACTCCCGGACACGGATCGCGATGGGGACCCCGGCCCGCCCGCCGACGAGGTGAAGGTGGAGGCCGTCCCGCCGCCCGAACCGGACCCGGAACCTCGGCGCCGGCGGCGCTGGCGGGCGCCGTTGATCGTGGCCGCGATCATGAGCGTCGTCCTCGTCGGGACACTGGGCTATTTGACGCGTTCCTTCGGGGCTTCCTCCAAGGCGAAGGACACCGCGGTCGTGGTGCCCGGGCTGGACGTGCGGGAGGTGGGCAGCTGGGCGCGGATCCGGCCCGCGCGCTCACCCGAGTTCTGCCTGGCCGAGGGGACGGACCGGACCCGGCTCTACTCCGGCACGATCGTCGCCCAGCAGGCCTGTGGCGGCGACGCGTCGCCGCACCTGTTCCTCGATCCCGTCGGGGAAGAGAACGCCGTGCAGATCCAGTGGCACCATCCGGAGACCGGGGTCGGCTGTGTCACCGTCGTGAACGAAGGACTGGGGCACGACCTGCTCGAACCCCGCGACGACTGCGACGACGATGGTATGGACCAGTTGTTCACCATCGGCTCGGCGGGCCCGGAGGAACCGGGGCGGTTCGTCATCCGGCCCGTCGGTACCAGCCAGTGCCTCGGCCTGCGTGACCTGGACACCGTGGCGGGTACCGAGGTCGTGCGGGAACGCTGCTCCGGGGCGCCCGACCAGACGTTCTTGATCGACCTGATCCCGCCTCCGTGA
- a CDS encoding bifunctional 2-polyprenyl-6-hydroxyphenol methylase/3-demethylubiquinol 3-O-methyltransferase UbiG: protein MHWYEDDDLWVGFADVMFPPSRAAEAERLTATSPLLEVADGAKVLDLACGPAIHVVPLARRGADVTGVDLSPAMLERAREACESAGVAAKLIQADMLEYTEPGAYDLIINMYTSFGYFTEPGDNLTVLRNAYASLAPGGRLLIDVLGKEVLAGWVGRPKAVDVDGGTVFMRDTILDDWTRLETEWTLVRGGEAKRASILSFLYSAAELKALFETAGFTGVECFGDFDGSPYDNHARRLIVRGERA, encoded by the coding sequence ATGCACTGGTACGAGGACGACGACCTGTGGGTCGGCTTCGCGGACGTGATGTTCCCGCCCAGCCGGGCCGCGGAGGCCGAACGCCTGACGGCCACGTCTCCGCTGCTCGAAGTCGCCGACGGCGCGAAGGTGCTCGACCTGGCGTGCGGTCCGGCGATCCACGTCGTGCCGCTGGCCAGGAGGGGCGCCGACGTGACCGGCGTCGACCTCAGCCCGGCGATGCTCGAACGCGCCCGCGAGGCCTGCGAAAGCGCGGGAGTCGCCGCGAAGCTGATCCAGGCCGACATGCTCGAATACACCGAGCCCGGCGCGTACGACCTGATCATCAACATGTACACGTCGTTCGGCTACTTCACCGAGCCCGGCGACAACCTCACGGTGCTGCGAAACGCCTACGCCAGCCTCGCGCCCGGCGGCAGGCTGCTGATCGACGTGCTCGGCAAGGAGGTGCTGGCCGGCTGGGTCGGACGGCCCAAGGCGGTCGACGTCGACGGCGGGACGGTGTTCATGCGCGACACCATCCTCGACGACTGGACCCGCCTCGAAACCGAGTGGACGCTGGTTCGCGGCGGCGAGGCGAAGCGGGCGTCGATCCTCTCCTTCTTGTACAGCGCCGCCGAACTGAAGGCGCTGTTCGAGACGGCGGGCTTCACCGGTGTCGAATGCTTCGGTGACTTCGACGGCTCGCCGTACGACAACCACGCGCGCCGCCTGATCGTGCGTGGTGAACGTGCCTGA